A window of the Cystobacter fuscus genome harbors these coding sequences:
- a CDS encoding RCC1 domain-containing protein, protein MMPSFLSRWVLLGALLCWASSCRSESPAPPPPESKNSAPTLLPGEQSATHVQGLGTVTFNATAQDSETTPLTFSWTASTGLLGEPESIGTRSAVTWTAPAFAPAGTPVTVTVTVTDADGLAATQSFRLTVSPGALSAALSVGYNHSLALRGDGTVWAWGNNEEGQLGDGTRLPRLSPIQVPGLSDITAIATGVRCSLALRGDGTVWAWGNNFEGQLGRETPSNPTVPGQVPGLSGIIAIAVGNGHALAVHGDGTVWAWGANYSGELGDGTTTRRFTPVKVSGLSGITRVAAGTVFSLALRSDGTVWGWGFNQYGQLGDGTTTPQRTPVQVTGLTRVTDIAAGGHHALALRGDGTVWAWGFNQYGQLGDGTATQRSTPMPVLGLTHVTALVAGSYQSLALREDGTVWGWGHNDTGQLGDGTSVDQPLPVQVPGLSGVRALGTGQAHSLAWRGDDTLWAWGNNADGRLGNGALPHRHAPGQVSGLTGVTALSAGGFHALALRGDGTVWAWGVNADGRLGDGTVLNRLAPVPVPGLTQVVAVAGGFTHSLALRADGTVWAWGGNAQGQLGEGTTVPHSTPVQVPGLTDVTAIAAGESHSLALRADGTVWAWGENRWGQLGDGTLSNRRTPVQAIGLTGVTALAAGQRHSLALREDGTVWTWGDNSRWQLGEVSGSRHTPMQVPGLTRGAVVAGGYGHSLVLRDDGTVWAWGGNTEGQLGDGTPSQGRASPMQVSGLTGVTAISAGFHHSLAVLGEGTAWAWGGNTRGQLGDGTTLHRATPVQVPGLSGVIPLGASYTYSLAAAGDGTVLSWGDNLAGELGFGVAAIQVAPVQVALP, encoded by the coding sequence ATGATGCCGTCATTCCTGTCACGCTGGGTGCTGCTGGGAGCGCTGCTGTGCTGGGCCTCGAGCTGTAGGAGCGAGAGCCCAGCTCCCCCTCCTCCCGAGAGCAAGAACTCAGCCCCCACCCTCCTCCCAGGGGAGCAGTCCGCCACCCACGTGCAGGGCCTGGGCACTGTCACCTTCAACGCCACCGCGCAGGATTCGGAGACGACTCCGCTGACGTTCTCCTGGACGGCAAGCACGGGACTGCTTGGGGAGCCCGAGAGCATTGGCACGCGCAGCGCCGTGACGTGGACGGCTCCGGCCTTCGCGCCAGCGGGTACACCGGTCACGGTGACCGTGACGGTGACGGACGCTGACGGGCTGGCCGCCACGCAGAGCTTCCGCCTCACCGTCAGCCCCGGCGCGCTCTCCGCTGCCCTCAGTGTTGGGTACAATCACTCGCTGGCCCTGCGCGGCGATGGCACCGTCTGGGCCTGGGGCAACAACGAGGAGGGACAGCTCGGCGATGGGACCCGGCTCCCCCGCCTCTCGCCCATCCAGGTCCCTGGACTGAGCGACATCACCGCCATTGCCACGGGTGTACGCTGCTCCCTGGCACTGCGCGGCGATGGCACCGTCTGGGCCTGGGGCAACAACTTCGAGGGTCAGCTTGGCCGCGAGACGCCTTCCAATCCCACCGTCCCCGGACAGGTCCCCGGCCTGAGCGGCATCATCGCGATTGCCGTGGGCAATGGTCACGCATTGGCGGTGCACGGCGATGGCACCGTCTGGGCCTGGGGAGCCAACTACTCGGGGGAGCTGGGGGATGGGACAACCACCCGCCGCTTCACCCCGGTCAAGGTCTCTGGGTTGAGCGGCATCACCCGTGTCGCCGCCGGCACTGTCTTCTCGCTGGCGCTGCGCAGTGATGGCACCGTCTGGGGCTGGGGGTTCAACCAATACGGACAGCTGGGAGATGGAACGACCACCCCCCAGCGTACGCCCGTACAAGTCACGGGGCTGACCCGTGTCACGGACATCGCCGCCGGTGGACACCACGCGTTGGCACTGCGCGGCGATGGCACCGTCTGGGCCTGGGGGTTCAACCAATACGGTCAACTGGGAGATGGAACGGCCACCCAGCGCTCCACCCCCATGCCCGTCCTCGGACTCACCCACGTGACCGCGCTCGTCGCAGGCAGCTACCAGAGCCTGGCGCTGCGCGAGGATGGCACCGTGTGGGGGTGGGGCCATAACGACACGGGGCAGCTCGGAGATGGGACGAGCGTCGATCAGCCCCTTCCCGTGCAGGTCCCTGGGCTGAGCGGTGTCAGAGCCCTTGGCACAGGCCAGGCCCATTCACTGGCATGGCGAGGAGATGACACCCTCTGGGCCTGGGGCAACAACGCCGATGGGCGGCTCGGGAATGGAGCCTTGCCCCACCGCCATGCTCCTGGCCAGGTCTCCGGGCTCACCGGCGTGACCGCTCTGTCGGCGGGAGGGTTTCATGCGCTGGCCCTGCGCGGCGATGGCACCGTCTGGGCCTGGGGCGTCAACGCCGATGGGCGGCTCGGCGATGGAACGGTGCTCAACCGGCTGGCGCCGGTACCGGTCCCCGGACTCACCCAGGTCGTGGCCGTTGCCGGAGGCTTTACCCATTCGCTGGCGCTGCGCGCTGACGGCACTGTCTGGGCCTGGGGCGGCAACGCCCAGGGTCAGCTTGGCGAGGGGACGACTGTCCCCCACTCCACGCCCGTGCAGGTCCCCGGGCTGACCGACGTCACCGCCATTGCCGCGGGGGAGTCCCACTCGCTGGCGCTGCGCGCTGACGGCACTGTCTGGGCCTGGGGCGAAAATCGCTGGGGACAGCTCGGGGATGGAACCCTGAGCAACCGCCGCACACCAGTCCAGGCCATCGGCCTCACGGGCGTGACCGCCCTGGCCGCGGGTCAGCGCCACTCGCTGGCGCTCCGCGAGGATGGCACCGTGTGGACGTGGGGCGACAACAGCCGATGGCAGCTCGGCGAGGTGTCGGGCAGCCGCCATACTCCCATGCAGGTCCCCGGGCTGACCCGCGGTGCCGTCGTGGCAGGGGGCTACGGCCACTCCCTGGTGCTGCGCGACGATGGCACCGTCTGGGCCTGGGGGGGCAACACCGAGGGCCAGCTCGGCGATGGAACGCCCAGCCAGGGCCGCGCCAGCCCCATGCAGGTGTCCGGACTGACGGGCGTCACCGCCATCTCCGCGGGGTTCCACCACTCGCTGGCCGTGCTCGGTGAGGGCACCGCCTGGGCCTGGGGGGGCAACACTCGGGGGCAGTTGGGCGATGGCACCACCCTCCACCGCGCCACCCCCGTGCAAGTCCCTGGGCTGAGTGGCGTCATCCCCCTGGGTGCAAGCTACACCTACTCGCTGGCTGCAGCGGGCGATGGCACTGTCCTGTCGTGGGGTGACAACCTCGCAGGGGAGCTTGGCTTTGGGGTTGCCGCGATCCAGGTCGCCCCAGTGCAGGTGGCGCTTCCATGA
- a CDS encoding transposase → MGWPLRMFQEEGYYFVTSRCFQGRLLLRPSAEVNEVVGGVLARAVQQSAGTIRLYAFTFASNHFHLLVWARGAALAGFMQYLRANLSKKVGKLVDWSGGFWERRYSAEPVLDDTALEGRLRYVLAHGVKEGLVERSAEWPGLTCLPQLLGPARRVFQWFNWTKRWSKRGSEDMAGEGRFAQEWAEPVELELTRLPCWERLKEEQRQRAVRGMVEQVEAKARTRGTPVLGARAVKAQHPHTRPEHLKRSPRPLGHASTRQALKELREQYRAFVAAFREAAARWSRGDFLACFPPFAFPPRVAPAQVR, encoded by the coding sequence ATGGGCTGGCCGCTGAGGATGTTCCAGGAGGAGGGCTACTACTTCGTCACGTCCAGGTGCTTCCAGGGGCGACTGTTGCTACGCCCCAGCGCGGAGGTGAACGAGGTGGTAGGAGGGGTGCTGGCACGAGCCGTCCAGCAGAGCGCGGGCACCATCCGGCTGTACGCCTTTACCTTCGCCTCCAATCACTTCCACTTGTTGGTGTGGGCACGAGGTGCCGCGCTTGCCGGCTTCATGCAGTATTTGCGCGCCAACCTGTCCAAGAAGGTGGGCAAGCTGGTGGACTGGAGTGGAGGTTTCTGGGAGCGGCGCTACTCGGCGGAGCCAGTGCTGGACGACACGGCACTGGAGGGCCGGCTGCGCTACGTGCTGGCCCATGGAGTGAAGGAGGGCCTGGTGGAGAGGAGCGCTGAGTGGCCGGGTCTCACGTGCTTGCCACAATTGCTGGGGCCGGCGCGCAGAGTGTTCCAGTGGTTCAACTGGACGAAGCGCTGGAGCAAACGGGGAAGTGAGGACATGGCGGGGGAGGGGCGCTTCGCACAGGAATGGGCCGAGCCGGTGGAACTGGAGCTCACGCGACTGCCGTGCTGGGAAAGACTGAAAGAGGAGCAGAGGCAGCGTGCGGTACGGGGGATGGTGGAGCAAGTGGAAGCCAAGGCTCGAACCCGGGGCACGCCTGTGCTGGGAGCGCGAGCCGTGAAGGCGCAGCACCCGCATACCCGGCCCGAGCACCTCAAGAGGAGCCCGAGGCCGTTGGGCCATGCCTCCACGCGGCAGGCATTGAAGGAGCTACGCGAACAATATCGGGCCTTCGTCGCGGCATTTCGAGAGGCGGCGGCGCGGTGGAGTCGGGGGGATTTCCTGGCCTGCTTTCCTCCCTTTGCCTTCCCGCCGCGTGTCGCACCTGCTCAAGTTCGTTGA